The DNA window ACTGTGAAGGTGCTGTCCTGAGCGTCCCTGTCCTTTTGCAGGCTGGACGGCGCTGCACGAGGCCTGCAACCGCGGCTACTACGACGTGGCCAAGCAGCTGCTGGCGGCGGGCGCCGAGGTCAACACCAAGGGGCTGGACGATGACACCCCCCTGCACGACGCGGCCAACAACGGCCACTTCAAGGTCGGGCTGCTGGGATTCGCTACTGGGCTTTAAATACTCCGGTGGAAACTTGTGCTTTGCTGTGAAAACAGACATTCTGGGTGGTTTTGTATCGTTTCCCATGGACCGGGCAGGAATtcgtgttcaaggccaggttggacagggcttggagcagccggGGTTTGTGGacagtccctgcccatggcatgggatgggcttgaaggtcccttccagcctaaaTTATTCCCTGGTTGTGTGAATTTCCCTGTTTTAGAGCTGTTGAGTGTTTTAGTTGGTGCTCCCCTGCACAGGGGAATTCTTCTGGAATTGGGACAGGAGCACGATTTTGTGCCTTGTTCTTCCCCGTTCTTTCCTGCCCAGATCGGTTcttagaatcacaggatcattacggttggaaaagacctccacAACCATCGAGCCCAACCATTAACCTGATACTGCCAGTGCACCACTAAACCTTGTTCCTAAATGttttttgagcacttccagggatggtgattcctctgcttccctgggaatGTTACTGGGGCTTCTCTCTCATGTTAGTACCACAAGACATGTCCTGAAGGCACCACTCCTTTAGTTATATATGAAAATCACACAAGAAAAAACTGGAATCAAAATGTCGTGAGCATCTTCAAGCCTCAGTTTCTCTTTTCAGGTGGTGAAATTGTTGTTGCATTACGGAGGGAATCCTCATCAAAGCAACAGGAAGGGCGAGACGCCTTTGAAAGTAGCGAATTCTCCCACCATGGtgaacctgctcctggggaagACCACGTACCCCTCCAGTGAAGAGAGCTCCACAGGTGAGACTGGCCTTTCTGTGGCCATGGCAGTGACAGCCGTGGCCTGCAGCTAACACAGAGACCTCGGAAGGACAGTGAAGTTAGACTCCTGTCTCTACGGGAGCCCACCCGTAGCTGTAACCCAAATTCAGACAACAATCCCAGCAGCTTTAGCTCGGGGGCTGTTTGCCCTGGAAGCCGGCTTTGAGGTTGCTTCCCTGATGCAGTTGGGTTGTAGGATTGCAAGCCAGTTGCAGGTAAATGGATGTCTTCCCTTTGGGAGGTGGGTAGTTCCAGTGGAGAGGAGGAGGTTTGCGTGCCTGCCCTGTGTTCCGGTCCTTCAGCTGTCCCAGCACGGGTGTTTCAGGTTCTGCttccaggctgtccctgctaGAGCCTCTtccaccagtgccaccattgTGGGACACTCTGCGGGTTTTAATTAGTGTAGATTAGAGTTTTCAGCCTTTGGGGAGCCTTGACCTATGCTGTGTGCAGTCAAAACTGTGTCCCAAAGTTCTCGTGGTACACCCAGGATGTTACTTCGAGGAACACCCCGTGCAGgttggagctggaggagcttcCTTCCAAAAAGATCCCTCAGCATGGCATTCCAGCATGCATGGCTGCCAGCTTGCCAAGGCTGATTGAGGCCAGAGGGCATCAGGGCTGTTTGCAGGGGTTGGTGTGTGCAGGAGACCGGTGATGTTCCCTCCCCAGAACCCTGGGCAGTCTTTAACACGCTGTTCTCTCTCTGCAGAGACCTCAGAAGAGGAGGACGCTCCTTCCTTCGCTCCCTCCAGCTCCGTTGATGGCAATAACACGGACTCAGAGTTTGAGAAGGGTTTGAAGCACAAGCCCAAGGCCCAGGAGCCCCCCAAAACCATCACCCCGGTGAAGGATGAGTATGAATTCGATGAGGACGATGAGCAGGACCGGGTCCCGCCGGTTGATGACAAACATTTGCTGAAAAAGGATTACAGAAAAGAGACTAAAGCGAACAGTTTCATTTCCATACCCAAAATGGAAGTGAAAACTTATACTAAAAATAACACAATTACACCAAAGAAAGCTGCCCACCGCATCCTGTCGGACAGCTCGGACGAGGAGGAGACCAGCGTGGCCGTGGGCACGGGGGAGAAGCTGCGCCTCTCCACCCACTCCATATTGCCCAGCAGCAAAATTCGGGAGCCCGCCAGCACCAAGGCGCccaaggagaaaagcaaagtaaaaaagaagcggaagaaggagacaaaaagcaaagaggtTCGGTTTGGCaaaaaaaatgacaagtttTGTTCCTCTGAATCAGAGAGTGAAAACGTGGAGAGTGAGGAGGATGATAGAGACTCTCTACAGAGCTCTAGCTGTGTAAAGGACTCAAGGCTAGTGCTAAAGGAATCCTCCTTGTTTAACTCTCTGTCTGCCTCATCGACCTCTTCACATGGGAGTTTAGCATCCCAGAAACATAATCCCAATCTTACAGAACAGCACTCCAAGCACTGGAGGACGGACAATTGGAAAACCATATCTTCTCCAGCTTGGTCAGATGTCAGTTCCCTATCGGACTCCACCAGGACGAGGCTGACGAGCGAGTCAGACTACTCGTCTGAGGACTCGAGCTTAGAGTCACTAAAGCCAGTCAGGAAGAAACCAgagcacaaaaagaaaaacaccccCCACAACACTGTTTCTGAGAAAAAGAATTCATTCCATAGCAATGTGGATGGAGCAATTCCAAAGCTGGACAAGGAGGGGAAGGTTGTTAAAaagcataaaacaaaacacaaacataaaAACAAGGAGAAGGGACAGTGTCCCATCAGCCAAGacattaaaataatcaaaacattttcttttgagttTGAGGACTCTAAACAAAAGCCTGAGAAAGGCTTGATAGTAGAGACAGAAAATCCAGTCGAAAACAAGTTGAAAGTGTTAAAGCACGACCGGGAACACGGTAAGAAAGAGGAGAAGCTCCCCAAAGGtaaagcagaggagaaggagtGGTTGTTTAAAGATGAGACTGGAAAATCCTCAAAAGAGGAGAAATCgttaagaaaaatcaaagatgGTAGTAAAGACCTGAGCAAATCCTTCAGAGAAGGATTGAGtaaatcagaaaaagagaaacctgTCAAGGAGAAATCTCCCAAGGAAGAGAAGCCGAGGATACacaaggaggagagaaagaagaagtCAAAGGACAAGCAGTCCAAATCTGAGAAGAAGAATGagctgaaggaggagaaggtttctaaattagagaaagaaaaatccttcaaggaagagaaggaaaaatgcaaaaaagaaaaactttacaGGGACGAGTCTGGGTTTGATGAGTTTAATAACAAAACTCAATTTGCCGAAAGCGAGGACACGAAGTTCAGCCTTTCGGACGATCAGCAGGAGAGGTGGTTTTCAGACTTGTCCTCTGATTCATCCTTCGATTTCAAGGGTGAGGACAGCTGGGATTCTCCAATAACGGATTTCAGGGAGATTAAAAATGACTCGGTGGCAAAACTAATCATAGAACCTGtgaaagaggaaattaaagacaagaaaaaggaaaataaaatgaaagagaagaaggaataCAACGAGAAGCGGAGTGAAAAGGACACTTTCTTAAAGAAGAAGGAGAGGGATTACGTGGAGAAAAGCTCcgagaagaaaaaggaccaaACAGACAGACACAAAGTTACTCCCAGTTACTTGCCTGAAAAGGATAAGAAAAGGAAGGATTCTGTGGAGACTggcaaggagaggaaagaaaaagacacaggTGAAACcaacaaagacagaaaagattCCTCTGACGGCTCTAAAGAGCGAAAAGATCCCAAGACGAAGCAGGAGGAGCCCTATCGAGATGACTTCAAGGAGTACGGCTGTGAAACATTCTTCAAGGATAAGTCTGACCCTGAGTTCAGTGGGAAGACCCTGGAGAATTGGGAGAGGCACCattctgggaaggaaaaggagaagaaagatgctcctgataaagaaaaaaaagaaaaggtgaagccagaaaaatacaaggaaaaatccAAAGAAGTCGACAAGGAGAAAAACGAAAAAGCTGCTCCAGAGAAAATCCTGAAGGACAAAGAACTAGAGAAGAgtttcaaagagaagaaagaaactaaggagaagtacaaggatcTTCACAGCAAAGACAAGGAGAGGAAGAGTTCTTTCGATCAggtgaaggagaagaaagagaaaaacttctCCGCAGACAGAGACGATTTCTCTGAGAAGAAGGATGAGAAGAAGGGCAAGGAGAAGAGCTGGTACAGCATCGCTGACATCTTCACGGACGAGAGCGAGGACGAGAGGGACGATTACAGCCTGAGCGGGTTCAAGGTCGGCGACTCGGCCGGCAGCGAGATGCATCGCCTGGACAGCCTGCAGGACAAGGAGGACGGCGCGGCGGCCGAGAAGGAGCTGTACCCCGACAAGCACCGAAAGTACTCGTCCGACCGGCAGCACTCGGAGAAGCAGAAGGATAAGGAGtccaaggagaagaaaaaggacaaaggaACATcggaaggaggaaaggagaagaaggagaagagtTCCTTTGAGaaacacaaagagaagaaagataAAGACTCCAGTGAGAAGTACAAGGACAGGAAGGAGAGAATGTCCATAGATTCCactcaggagaagaaaaacaagcaaaagctCCCGGAAAAAGTTGAGAAGAAACACACCAGTGACGACAAGGTGAAAAGCAAACATAAGGAGAAGCCGGACAAGGAGCATTCCAAAGAGAAGAAATCTTCAAAAGGAGGGGAGTCGGAGAAGAGCCTGCTGGAGAAACTGGAGGAGGAGGCTCTGAATGACTACAGGGACGACTCCAATGACAAAATCAGCGAGATCTCCTCTGACAGCTTCACGGACAGAGGGCAAGAGCCAGGACTCACCAGCCTCTTCGAGTCTTCTAACCTCTCTCTGACCGACGCCGCTGAAGAAAAGTATAAGGACTCTCTCCCTTTACCCTGCCTTCAGGACAAACTcaaggagaaggagaggcaCCGAcattcctcttcttcctcaaaGAAGAGTCAcgagaaggaaaaagcaaagaaagagaagacagagaaaaaagaaaaatcagaagaattCAAGGactccagcagcagaaaggattCCACTCATTATGAAAAGGATTTCTCTGTGGATGGGGAGGCTTTTGGCTCTTCCTACAACATGAAGGCAGACGCTGATGAGGAACCGGAGAAGAGCATTGATTacttattttctgaaaagaaggataaaaatgATTCTGAAAGAGAGCTGTCAAAGAAGGCggagaaagaaaaggcttaCGGTTCcagctccatcagcacagctaaagagaaaaagaagcgggataaacacaaggaaaaatggaaggaggaaaaggaaaagcacagggACAAACACACAGATGGTTTCTTTAAACATCACAAAGATGAGCCAAAGTCTACACTCAAAGATAAGGACGGGCCTCAAGTTACCACCTTTAAAGATAAATCCAAGGAGGACAACCTCAAATTCGGTGAAACCAAACTGAAGGAGAAGCTTAAGGAGAATCAAGACAAAGACAAGTCAGAGTCCATAAAAATAAGCAACGGGAATGAAAAAATAACCCTTTCCAAAGACAGCGGCAAGAAGGACGCCAGGCCGAGGGAGAAGCTTCTGGGAGATGGTGACTTGATGATGACCAGCTTTGAGAGGATGCTGAGCCAGAAGGACCTGGAGATCGAGGAGCGCCACAAAAGGCACAAGGAGAGAATGAAGCAGATGGAGAAAATGCGGCACAGGTCCGGAGACCCCAAGTTAAAGGACAAACTGAAAAGCTCGGAGGACGTGCGCAAGAGGAGCCTGGATCTGCCACCCAAGAAGCCGCTGACGCTGGACACGCAGCTCAAGGACAAGAAGCTCAAGGAGCTGGGTCCCCTGACTCCTATTCTGTCACCGGAAAACAAGGCACAGCCTGCTGTAGGGACAGACTCCAAGGACTGGATCACGGGTCCTCAGCTGAAGGAGATCctcccagcatctcccaggCCGGATCAGAACCGGCCCACGGGCGTCCCGACCCCGGCATCCGTCGTGTCCTGCCCGAGCTACGAGGAGGTGATGCAGACGCCCAGGACTCCGTCGTGCAGCAA is part of the Hirundo rustica isolate bHirRus1 chromosome 11, bHirRus1.pri.v3, whole genome shotgun sequence genome and encodes:
- the ANKRD11 gene encoding ankyrin repeat domain-containing protein 11, whose translation is MPKGGCSKTPQSEDFSLSNDMVEKQTGKKDKDKVSLTKTPKLDRSDGGKEVKERATKRKLPFTVGTNGDQKDSDTEKQGPERKRIKKEPATRKPGLLFGMGLSGIRAGYPLSERQQVALLMQMTAEESANSPVDTTPKHPSQSTVCQKGTPNSASKTKDKVNKRNERGETRLHRAAIRGDARRIKELIIEGADVNVKDFAGWTALHEACNRGYYDVAKQLLAAGAEVNTKGLDDDTPLHDAANNGHFKVVKLLLHYGGNPHQSNRKGETPLKVANSPTMVNLLLGKTTYPSSEESSTETSEEEDAPSFAPSSSVDGNNTDSEFEKGLKHKPKAQEPPKTITPVKDEYEFDEDDEQDRVPPVDDKHLLKKDYRKETKANSFISIPKMEVKTYTKNNTITPKKAAHRILSDSSDEEETSVAVGTGEKLRLSTHSILPSSKIREPASTKAPKEKSKVKKKRKKETKSKEVRFGKKNDKFCSSESESENVESEEDDRDSLQSSSCVKDSRLVLKESSLFNSLSASSTSSHGSLASQKHNPNLTEQHSKHWRTDNWKTISSPAWSDVSSLSDSTRTRLTSESDYSSEDSSLESLKPVRKKPEHKKKNTPHNTVSEKKNSFHSNVDGAIPKLDKEGKVVKKHKTKHKHKNKEKGQCPISQDIKIIKTFSFEFEDSKQKPEKGLIVETENPVENKLKVLKHDREHGKKEEKLPKGKAEEKEWLFKDETGKSSKEEKSLRKIKDGSKDLSKSFREGLSKSEKEKPVKEKSPKEEKPRIHKEERKKKSKDKQSKSEKKNELKEEKVSKLEKEKSFKEEKEKCKKEKLYRDESGFDEFNNKTQFAESEDTKFSLSDDQQERWFSDLSSDSSFDFKGEDSWDSPITDFREIKNDSVAKLIIEPVKEEIKDKKKENKMKEKKEYNEKRSEKDTFLKKKERDYVEKSSEKKKDQTDRHKVTPSYLPEKDKKRKDSVETGKERKEKDTGETNKDRKDSSDGSKERKDPKTKQEEPYRDDFKEYGCETFFKDKSDPEFSGKTLENWERHHSGKEKEKKDAPDKEKKEKVKPEKYKEKSKEVDKEKNEKAAPEKILKDKELEKSFKEKKETKEKYKDLHSKDKERKSSFDQVKEKKEKNFSADRDDFSEKKDEKKGKEKSWYSIADIFTDESEDERDDYSLSGFKVGDSAGSEMHRLDSLQDKEDGAAAEKELYPDKHRKYSSDRQHSEKQKDKESKEKKKDKGTSEGGKEKKEKSSFEKHKEKKDKDSSEKYKDRKERMSIDSTQEKKNKQKLPEKVEKKHTSDDKVKSKHKEKPDKEHSKEKKSSKGGESEKSLLEKLEEEALNDYRDDSNDKISEISSDSFTDRGQEPGLTSLFESSNLSLTDAAEEKYKDSLPLPCLQDKLKEKERHRHSSSSSKKSHEKEKAKKEKTEKKEKSEEFKDSSSRKDSTHYEKDFSVDGEAFGSSYNMKADADEEPEKSIDYLFSEKKDKNDSERELSKKAEKEKAYGSSSISTAKEKKKRDKHKEKWKEEKEKHRDKHTDGFFKHHKDEPKSTLKDKDGPQVTTFKDKSKEDNLKFGETKLKEKLKENQDKDKSESIKISNGNEKITLSKDSGKKDARPREKLLGDGDLMMTSFERMLSQKDLEIEERHKRHKERMKQMEKMRHRSGDPKLKDKLKSSEDVRKRSLDLPPKKPLTLDTQLKDKKLKELGPLTPILSPENKAQPAVGTDSKDWITGPQLKEILPASPRPDQNRPTGVPTPASVVSCPSYEEVMQTPRTPSCSNEDYTDLMFECADSQHSLPISTMSMNACSPSFFDRYTNVSSGLPENPSQTPTRTIPSSNLYRSISVDIRRAPEEEFSVGDKFFRQQSVPATSNYDSPVQHLMEEKVPLPSVPAEKFQCLSPGYYSPDYGVSSPKVEALHCAPGAVSGVAQSPESVFSGLQAKSSPSHRDELLAPSVESALPPDIGMPLDTTEEQQATASIMPPESTYLPPIEENHFSSGMPEQNNIDWDNPPPRNPDTAIPPSLMGNPAEHSVTWSMGSELLMKSPQRFSESPKPPLCSLEPIHPAPVAFIPTETSYPVSPISYPLSVSEPRLEEVKEDAEEAVPGEIANAEEQAPYMSPTRLDTFFNNCKPLPEEAPEIPPEPPCVPAEPQAEVVTAPENNYLENNNAAPANAEEAVTWPDPFTNTEDELDLGPFSLPELPLQPKDVAETEMTEAEAVEESPAAASEPSAGIIKAGASVIASAEPEEPPASQAAATLPTDTESPAEEQKPEAAAQEAASEALNAAEEKAAEDSEAQVFQQTPSEPAQAESKEAEAVHEELSSAAGAAEGSSQPCPVPVAGSEAGVPQDSAGARGGSQAPPSQADAPPGNAQAEIVEPVQKPVAEAPKPPKIEEIPQRITRNRAQMLANQNKQNAAASEKEFPPVSAPVTRAKGRVTEEDDSQAQHPRKRRFQRSSQQLQQQINTSTQQTREMIQQTLAAIVDAIKLDDIEPYHSDRSNPYFEYLQIRKKIEEKRKILCYITPQAPQCYAEYVTYTGSYLLDGKPLSKLHIPVIAPPPSLAEPLKELFKQQEAVRGKLRLQHSIEREKLIVSCEQEILRVHCRAARTIANQAVPFSACTMLLDSEVYNMPLENQGDENKSVRDRFNARQFISWLQDVDDKYDRMKTCLLMRQQHEAAALNAVQRMEWQLKVQELDPAGHKSLCVNEVPSFYVPMVDVNDDFVLLPA